From a single Equus asinus isolate D_3611 breed Donkey chromosome 2, EquAss-T2T_v2, whole genome shotgun sequence genomic region:
- the VENTX gene encoding homeobox protein VENTX, whose protein sequence is MPPSSPVPSGRKPTSSFGSVDWLSQSSHVERSHTSRPAEDSQESFSAQARGSSRGEPPQTQGEEEVKSSEVSAPGTPTAGLKFYTVENGVDVIRLSKEPDTTRAPRVRTAFTVEQVSTLERSFQHRRYLGPLERRTLAREMRLSEVQIKTWFQNRRMKHKRQLQDSQLKVPFSGALYTPLASCPPPSALGDSLQLLYPWASLPGPPALVQPPGFFWGPCQMEQASLPSAWASCSGQPLTCCLPDPGGQVHMLGLALSWGPWGLCALPDIGDAF, encoded by the exons atgcctccctcctcccccgtGCCCAGCGGCCGCAAGCCGACCTCCAGCTTTGGCTCGGTGGACTGGCTGTCTCAGAGCAGCCACGTGGAGCGGTCGCACACCTCCAGACCCGCCGAGGACTCCCAGGAGAGTTTCTCTGCCCAAGCCAGGGGGTCCAGCCGTGGGGAGCCACCTCAGACCCAGGGCGAGGAGGAGGTGAAGTCCTCAGAAGTGTCTGCACCAGGGACGCCCACAGCCG GTTTAAAGTTCTACACGGTCGAAAACGGGGTTGATGTTATcc GATTGAGCAAGGAGCCAGACACCACGCGGGCTCCCCGCGTGCGCACGGCCTTCACGGTGGAGCAGGTCAGCACCTTGGAGAGGTCCTTCCAGCACCGGCGCTACCTGGGCCCCCTGGAACGCAGGACGCTGGCCCGGGAGATGCGGCTCTCGGAGGTGCAG ATAAAAACCTGGTTTCAGAATCGCCGAATGAAGCACAAACGACAACTGCAGGACTCACAGCTGAAGGTCCCCTTCTCCGGAGCTCTCTACACACCGCTGGCTTCCTGCCCACCACCTTCTGCCCTGGGCGACAGCCTGCAGCTTCTGTACCCTTGGGCATCCCTGCCTGGGCCTCCTGCTCTGGTACAGCCCCCTGGCTTCTTCTGGGGTCCCTGCCAAATGGAACAAGCCTCCCTGCCCTCAGCGTGGGCCTCGTGCAGCGGGCAGCCTCTGACATGCTGCCTCCCAGACCCTGGGGGCCAGGTGCACATGCTGGGCCTGGCCTTGTCCTGGGGACCTTGGGGCCTGTGCGCCTTGCCAGACATCGGGGATGCCTTTTGA
- the UTF1 gene encoding undifferentiated embryonic cell transcription factor 1 has translation MLLRPRRPPPPAPPLPSPSPARRDSEPRPAGEAPGTPPGRPASPGALAAPASPGSPVSPGSAQRTPWSAHETELLLGTLLQPAVWRALLLDRRRALPIYRRVSAALARQQVRRTPAQCRRRYKFLKDKLRDAHGQPPGPFDAQIRQLMGLLGDDGRKRGRRRSPGHRRGRRPAPGAPPAPAEPDAPPLLAARDSDADPAWTLRFNPFPPKSAETPHTPGSPTVLSTLSPVPGRPEDHAPFRAPSSPTPTPDPAWEDTDSPPGRPDDHAPPQPAPPSLNAALLQTLGHLGDIVAILGPLRDQLLTLNQHVEQLRGSFDQTVSLAVGFILGSAAAERGILADPRE, from the exons ATGCTGCTCCGACCCCGGCGGCCGCCCCCTCCCGCGCCGCCCTTGCCGTCGCCGTCGCCGGCCAGGAGGGACTCCGAGCCGCGGCCGGCCGGGGAAGCCCCGGGGACCCCGCCCGGGCGTCCCGCCTCGCCCGGCGCGCTGGCGGCGCCCGCGTCCCCGGGTTCGCCTGTGTCCCCCGGCTCGGCGCAGCGCACGCCCTGGAGCGCGCACGAGACGGAGCTGCTGCTGGGCACGCTGCTGCAGCCGGCCGTCTGGCGCGCACTGCTGCTCGACCGCCGCCGGGCACTGCCCATCTACCGCCGCGTGTCGGCCGCGCTGGCCCGCCAGCAGGTGCGGCGCACGCCCGCGCAGTGCCGCCGCCGCTACAAGTTCCTCAAGGACAAGCTCCGCGACGCGCACGGCCAGCCGCCCGGGCCCTTTGACGCGCAGATCCGCCAGCTCATGGGGCTGCTGGGCGACGACGGGCGCAAACGCGGCCGCCGCCGCTCCCCAGGGCACCGGCGCGGACGTCGCCCGGCTCCAGGCGCGCCACCCGCGCCCGCCGAGCCAG ACGCCCCGCCACTCCTGGCCGCCCGCGACTCCGACGCGGACCCCGCCTGGACGCTCAGGTTCAACCCGTTCCCGCCCAAGTCTGCGGAAACCCCCCACACCCCCGGCTCACCGACGGTGCTCTCCACCTTATCCCCCGTGCCCGGCCGCCCCGAGGACCACGCGCCTTTCCGCGCCCCAAGCTCCCcgacgccgacccccgaccccgccTGGGAAGACACCGACTCGCCGCCCGGCCGCCCTGACGACCACGCGCCCCCGCAGCCTGCGCCCCCGTCGCTGAACGCCGCTCTCCTGCAGACCTTGGGGCACCTGGGCGACATCGTGGCCATCCTGGGCCCGCTGCGCGACCAACTGCTGACCCTGAACCAGCACGTGGAACAGCTGCGCGGTTCCTTCGACCAGACCGTGTCCCTGGCTGTGGGCTTCATCTTAGGCAGTGCTGCCGCCGAGAGAGGCATCCTGGCGGACCCACGCGAGTGA